GCGCAGACGGGGCACTGGGCACGCTTCCGCCCCGAGGACCTCGCCAGCCCGCAGGCCTACCGCCGCGACCCGGAGACCGTCTGGGCATGGTACGCGGGCCGCTACCGGGACGTGAGCCGGGCGCAACCGAACGAGGCCCACCGCCTCCTCGCCCGGCTGGAGCGGGAAAAGGGTGACGGCTTTTTCCTCGCCACCCAGAACGTGGACGGCCTGCACGCGCGGGCGGGCAGCGAGCGCCTCGTGGAGCTGCACGGCAACCTCAGCACCGCCCGTTGCGAGGTCTGCGGAACCGTCGCGCCTCTGCCCGACCCGGAAACGTTCACGCCGCCGCCGACTTGCCCGGTGTGCAGTTCCCGAATGCGCCCCAACATCGTCTGGTTCGGGGAGTTTCTGCCCGAGCTGGCGCTGGAGGCCGCCACCCGCGCCTTTGAGGGGGCGGAAGTCGCCCTGATCGTGGGCACGAGCGGTCAGGTCTACCCGGCGGCGGGCCTCGCGCTGGAAACCCGGCGGGCGGGCGGCGTGGTGATCGAGGTCAACCCCGACGAGACGGAACTCACGCCCGACATGAGTTGCAGCGTGCGGGACGTGGCGTCACGGGGGCTGGCGGCGCTGCTGGGGGAGGGCTGACCGCCCAACCGGGACGCCTGTCACACCCGGTCCGGCGCCCCGCCTGTTAAACTTCCCCGTTTGAACGGGGCCGACGACGTGTCCCGCAAGGGGTGAGACGTGACCGCAGCCGAAGCCATGCCGCAACCGACCGAGGTGTTTCCCGCACCCATCAAGACCGTGGAACCGGGCAGCCCCGCCGAACGCGCGGGCGTCCGGCCCGGCGACCTGCTGATCCGGGTGAACGGTGAATCCGTGACCGACGTGCTGGCCTACCGCCACCGCCTCTCGCAGGGGCGGGCGACGCTGGAGATCAGCCGCCCGGTGGAGCGCCCCTCGGTCCTTTCCGGTGTCCTCGGCGTGGCGCAGGACCACCACCGCCTGGACTACGACCCGGCGGCCCCCACCTTCACCTTCGACGTGGAATGGGAAGACCCCGGCCTCGACTTCGAGGAAGTGCTGTTCGACGGCATCAAGAAGTGCGCCAACAAGTGCGACTTCTGCTATGTCCACCAGATGCCGCGCGGCTTTCGCAAGAGCCTCTACATCATGGACGACGACTACCGCCTGTCCTTCCTGTACGGCTCCTTTGTCACGCTCACCAACCTGACGGAAGGCGACATCAACCGGATTCTCGACGAGAACCTCTCCCCGCTGTACGTGTCGGTCCACACGGCCAACCAGGACCTGCGCCAGGACCTGATGAAGTGGTGGAAGCTCAAGGTCAAGGACCCCCAAGCCGTGCAGATTCGTTCCATGATCGAGCGGCTGGAACCCATCGACCTCTACACCCAGATCGTCCTCGTGCCGGGCCGCAACGATCGCGAGCACCTCGACGACACGGTGGAGTACCTCAGCAGCCGTCCCAACGTGATCTCGGCGGCGGTGGTGCCCATCGGCCTGACCGGGCACCGCAAGAACCTGCCTGATGTGCGGACCTTCACGCGCGAGGAGGCGCAGGATACGCTCGCCCGCCTCAACCGCTGGCGCAAGCAGTTCTTGGCCGAGCGCGGCACCCGTTTCGTCTTCCCCTCCGACGAGCTGTACCTGCTCGCCGGAGAGCCGCTCCCCACCGAGGAGGAATACGAGGGCTTCCCCATGCTGGAAAACGGCGTGGGCATGATCCGCGACTTTCTGACCGAGGGGCTGCCGGAGCTGCCCGCCGCCCTGCCTGCGCCCCGCAAAGTGATCCTGGGGACGGGGCTGCTGTTCGCCGAGTCGCTCGACCGGGCGGTGGAACCGCTGCGGCAGATTGAGGGCCTGGAGATCGAGGTCCGGGCGGTGGAGAACAAGACCTTCGGGCGCGTGACCACCGTGGCGGGTCTGCTGACGGGCCGCTGCTTCCGGCATGCGGTCAAGGCTGGCGAGGCCGACTTGCTGATCGTGCCGCCGACCACCCTGCGTTACGGCACCGAGCTGATGCTGGACGACACCAGCCTCTCCGAGCTGCGGACCGAGTTCCGAATGGACGTGCGTCCCGGTGGGGCGACCCTGGGCGAACTCGCCCGCGTCATCCTCGACGGCGTGCAGAGCAGCGGCCACCAGTGGGGCATGAGCGCCCACGCGGTCAAGGAGAGCCGGGGGCAGGCCTAGCCCGTCACTCCCCAAGACCCATTCTTGTGCTTGCGGTAACACACAGGCAAACTGTCCCATGCTCAGAGGGTTCCGGGATTTCGTGCTGCGCGGCAACGTCGTGGACCTTGCGGTCGGTGTGGTGATCGGGGCCGCCTTCACCGGCATCGTGACGGCCTTTTCGAACAGCTTCATCAATCCGCTGATCAAGGCGGTCACTGGGGGTGGGGCGCAGGTGGGCGGCACCTTCACGCTGAACGGAGCGGTGTTCG
This genomic interval from Deinococcus sp. HSC-46F16 contains the following:
- a CDS encoding DUF512 domain-containing protein, whose protein sequence is MPQPTEVFPAPIKTVEPGSPAERAGVRPGDLLIRVNGESVTDVLAYRHRLSQGRATLEISRPVERPSVLSGVLGVAQDHHRLDYDPAAPTFTFDVEWEDPGLDFEEVLFDGIKKCANKCDFCYVHQMPRGFRKSLYIMDDDYRLSFLYGSFVTLTNLTEGDINRILDENLSPLYVSVHTANQDLRQDLMKWWKLKVKDPQAVQIRSMIERLEPIDLYTQIVLVPGRNDREHLDDTVEYLSSRPNVISAAVVPIGLTGHRKNLPDVRTFTREEAQDTLARLNRWRKQFLAERGTRFVFPSDELYLLAGEPLPTEEEYEGFPMLENGVGMIRDFLTEGLPELPAALPAPRKVILGTGLLFAESLDRAVEPLRQIEGLEIEVRAVENKTFGRVTTVAGLLTGRCFRHAVKAGEADLLIVPPTTLRYGTELMLDDTSLSELRTEFRMDVRPGGATLGELARVILDGVQSSGHQWGMSAHAVKESRGQA
- a CDS encoding NAD-dependent deacylase, with amino-acid sequence MTLEQARAALRTARRVAVLTGAGVSAESGIPTFRDAQTGHWARFRPEDLASPQAYRRDPETVWAWYAGRYRDVSRAQPNEAHRLLARLEREKGDGFFLATQNVDGLHARAGSERLVELHGNLSTARCEVCGTVAPLPDPETFTPPPTCPVCSSRMRPNIVWFGEFLPELALEAATRAFEGAEVALIVGTSGQVYPAAGLALETRRAGGVVIEVNPDETELTPDMSCSVRDVASRGLAALLGEG
- the mscL gene encoding large conductance mechanosensitive channel protein MscL, producing the protein MLRGFRDFVLRGNVVDLAVGVVIGAAFTGIVTAFSNSFINPLIKAVTGGGAQVGGTFTLNGAVFDYGAFITALLNFLIVAAILYFLVVTPVNRINERFKREDKPAVAEPSNEEKLLAEIRDELRRRP